From the Pseudomonadota bacterium genome, one window contains:
- a CDS encoding FAD-dependent oxidoreductase, with amino-acid sequence MKHDYQIAVIGGGSAGLSTAAGAAGLGAKVVLIERDKMGGECLNNGCVPSKAFLRCAHQAAEIKHCAKYGIRASFEGVDMKALMQRVHSVIREIEPHDSAQRFTSLGVDIISGQAQITGTHSIQVGERELNAKYIVIATGSEAIVPPIKGLKETKHYTNRNIFSLDYLPKKLVILGGGPIGLELGQGFRHLGSEVTVIDMAPKLFMKDDHEVGPLMEKIMRLEGMEFYLGAKIVEIIQNGESTFVRINKDGKDIDIAFDTLLVALGRAAVTNGLGLAAAGIATDKRGYIITNERQQSNVPSIYACGDICGPFQFTHMAGYQAGIILRNIIFKFPAKVDYSTVPWVTYAMPEVAHAGYTEDMAREKGLLGDILLENLSEIDRAKTEDDTQGFIKIIMDKKKRIIGTTIVSKKAGEMIGLSSMAIKQKVKATYFMNMIIPYPTESEIYALASRNIAKQSLKPWMKKIIKMLI; translated from the coding sequence GTGAAACATGATTATCAAATTGCAGTAATCGGAGGAGGAAGCGCCGGTCTATCCACAGCTGCCGGAGCTGCCGGACTTGGAGCAAAAGTTGTGCTTATAGAGCGCGATAAAATGGGTGGGGAATGCTTAAACAACGGCTGTGTTCCTTCAAAAGCATTTTTGCGCTGCGCCCATCAGGCGGCAGAAATCAAGCATTGTGCAAAATACGGAATAAGAGCTTCTTTCGAAGGAGTCGATATGAAAGCCCTTATGCAAAGAGTACACAGCGTGATCAGAGAAATTGAACCCCATGATTCTGCCCAAAGGTTTACAAGCCTTGGCGTTGATATAATATCCGGCCAGGCTCAGATTACCGGAACACACAGTATACAAGTCGGAGAAAGAGAATTAAACGCAAAGTACATTGTTATCGCAACGGGTTCCGAAGCAATAGTTCCGCCAATTAAAGGGCTTAAAGAAACAAAGCACTATACAAACCGCAATATCTTTTCTCTTGATTATTTACCGAAAAAACTTGTGATACTGGGCGGAGGCCCTATTGGGCTTGAGCTCGGACAGGGATTTCGTCATCTTGGCTCCGAAGTAACAGTTATCGACATGGCTCCAAAGCTTTTCATGAAAGATGATCACGAAGTTGGCCCTTTGATGGAAAAAATCATGCGTTTAGAAGGTATGGAGTTTTACCTGGGCGCAAAGATTGTGGAAATTATACAAAATGGTGAATCAACTTTTGTGCGCATCAATAAAGATGGAAAAGATATAGACATAGCTTTTGACACTCTTCTTGTTGCACTTGGAAGGGCGGCTGTTACAAACGGTCTTGGCCTTGCTGCTGCCGGAATTGCTACCGATAAGAGAGGCTATATAATAACAAATGAGCGCCAGCAATCCAACGTACCTTCAATATATGCCTGCGGGGATATCTGCGGACCTTTCCAGTTTACACATATGGCCGGATACCAGGCGGGAATTATTCTTAGAAACATTATATTTAAATTTCCTGCAAAGGTTGATTATTCCACTGTACCCTGGGTAACTTATGCAATGCCGGAAGTAGCCCATGCAGGTTATACTGAAGATATGGCAAGAGAAAAAGGATTGCTGGGAGATATTTTACTTGAAAACCTTTCTGAGATCGACAGGGCAAAAACGGAAGATGATACGCAAGGATTCATAAAAATTATAATGGATAAAAAAAAGCGTATTATCGGAACCACTATTGTAAGCAAAAAAGCAGGTGAAATGATTGGACTTTCGTCTATGGCAATAAAACAAAAGGTAAAGGCTACATATTTTATGAATATGATCATCCCCTACCCTACCGAATCCGAAATTTATGCTCTGGCATCCAGAAATATTGCTAAACAATCTTTGAAACCCTGGATGAAAAAAATTATAAAGATGCTGATATAA
- a CDS encoding TVP38/TMEM64 family protein: MKKSKIFILLFIVIMLVVFYMAGLQQYLSLDYLKLRLSEFIDYYNSHKLFVISAYASIYILVTALALPGAAVMTLAGGAIFGVYIGTAVVSIASTTGAALSFAGARYLFREWIETKYKTNLVKFSEGIEKNTFSYILFLRLVPLFPFFVINLVLGLTRVKFKTYVLTSWIGMLPGTFVFIYAGKQLAGIDSVKSVMSGRVLLALSMLGLLMLVPLFYEKIKSKMLK; the protein is encoded by the coding sequence ATGAAAAAAAGTAAAATATTTATCCTCCTGTTTATTGTAATTATGCTAGTTGTTTTTTACATGGCCGGGCTTCAGCAGTATCTTTCTCTTGACTACCTTAAGCTCCGATTAAGTGAATTTATCGACTATTACAATTCCCACAAACTTTTTGTCATATCTGCCTATGCATCAATTTATATATTGGTTACAGCTTTAGCACTTCCAGGGGCTGCCGTTATGACACTTGCCGGCGGCGCTATTTTCGGCGTTTATATCGGAACCGCAGTTGTCTCAATCGCATCTACTACCGGAGCAGCTCTTTCTTTTGCTGGTGCAAGGTATCTGTTTCGTGAATGGATAGAAACTAAGTACAAAACTAATCTAGTAAAATTCAGCGAAGGTATTGAAAAAAATACTTTTAGCTATATCTTGTTTCTAAGGCTTGTTCCATTATTTCCATTTTTTGTAATCAATCTCGTGCTTGGACTAACAAGGGTAAAGTTTAAAACCTACGTACTTACAAGCTGGATCGGTATGCTTCCCGGCACTTTTGTTTTTATTTACGCAGGGAAACAACTTGCAGGAATTGATTCTGTAAAATCCGTAATGTCTGGGCGGGTATTGCTGGCTTTATCCATGCTGGGACTGCTTATGCTGGTTCCTTTGTTTTACGAAAAAATTAAATCCAAAATGCTCAAATAG
- the tnpB gene encoding IS66 family insertion sequence element accessory protein TnpB (TnpB, as the term is used for proteins encoded by IS66 family insertion elements, is considered an accessory protein, since TnpC, encoded by a neighboring gene, is a DDE family transposase.), translating into MMFPSHTQVYLALGNTDMRKSINGLSILIEDSLDLDPFSGHLFVFCNRRRDIIKILYWDRNGFCIWYKRLEKQKFIWPEVKDEILRIGQRELNWLLDGLEFHQIRGHKKLSYSTLI; encoded by the coding sequence ATGATGTTTCCATCACATACTCAGGTATATCTTGCTCTTGGCAATACTGATATGCGTAAATCAATTAACGGACTTTCCATTCTTATTGAGGATTCGCTTGACCTTGATCCTTTTTCAGGGCACCTGTTTGTTTTTTGTAATCGCAGACGTGATATAATAAAGATACTCTACTGGGACAGAAATGGTTTTTGTATTTGGTACAAACGGCTTGAAAAACAAAAATTCATATGGCCGGAAGTAAAAGATGAAATTTTAAGGATTGGTCAAAGAGAACTAAACTGGCTTCTTGACGGATTAGAATTTCATCAGATTCGTGGGCATAAAAAACTTTCATATTCTACATTAATATAG
- a CDS encoding 4Fe-4S binding protein, producing MTFIDMKICIKCTGCIDICPESALFLGEDAAIKCDADKCTICGDCVDFCPVVAISIND from the coding sequence ATGACTTTCATCGATATGAAAATATGTATCAAGTGCACTGGTTGCATAGATATCTGTCCGGAATCAGCTCTTTTTCTGGGAGAAGATGCTGCAATAAAGTGTGACGCTGATAAATGTACAATTTGCGGTGATTGTGTGGATTTTTGCCCGGTAGTTGCTATAAGTATCAACGATTGA
- a CDS encoding NAD(P)/FAD-dependent oxidoreductase — MGEYDVIVIGAGHNGLTVAGYLAKAGLNVCVLERAGFIGGEAITRELTVPGFKHDRSSSIHGLIHANPLLLNDELGLLSKHGLKYIFPDSSMSYIFPDETSMVSYEDLDRTCQQIAQFSEKDADTYRSFCEASKPMLNMLVEGMFNPPAPLGEFYAQLDRSPEGQQIFKRLFMSGYDIVTRLFEHEKTRVSLLKFMSEPMVAPEDKGTAFYLYVAIPLSHYFPHGIPVGGSGMLSEAMGSAIKAFGGTIKVASEVKKITVKGGRATGVVLASGEEISARRAIVANIDPRLVFPHMVSETDKGLIERLSEIQDIPFSAILQHIALNEAPKWKAGKDIGKSMSIEPLCWLDNLRHLFDELRYGLIPSPENLAPCVFCTTVFDPTRAPAGKHTLYLWHYMPYYLKDGGPGKWDEIKTQVADMVLDKMRLHTTNMGPENIIARTIYSPIDYERMNPNIVNGSVLGPGAYLHQFFSHRPIPELGQYRTPIEGLYMSGQAFHPGGSITGGGRATVQTIMADLKINFSDVIK; from the coding sequence ATGGGAGAATACGATGTAATTGTAATAGGTGCCGGACATAATGGTCTTACTGTTGCCGGATATCTTGCAAAAGCAGGCTTAAATGTCTGTGTTCTGGAACGAGCCGGTTTTATAGGAGGTGAGGCAATTACCAGAGAACTTACTGTGCCTGGTTTTAAACATGATCGTTCTTCTTCGATACATGGCCTTATTCATGCTAACCCTCTTCTTCTTAATGATGAATTGGGACTATTATCCAAACACGGGCTTAAGTATATTTTTCCTGATTCAAGCATGTCTTACATATTTCCTGATGAAACTTCTATGGTCAGCTATGAGGATCTTGACAGAACCTGTCAGCAAATTGCACAGTTTTCTGAAAAAGATGCCGATACCTATCGTAGTTTCTGTGAAGCAAGCAAACCAATGCTCAATATGCTTGTAGAAGGAATGTTCAATCCGCCGGCGCCTCTTGGTGAATTTTATGCCCAGCTTGATCGAAGCCCAGAGGGCCAACAGATTTTCAAACGTCTGTTCATGAGTGGCTACGATATTGTAACCAGGTTATTTGAACATGAGAAAACAAGAGTTTCACTTTTAAAGTTTATGAGTGAACCTATGGTTGCTCCCGAAGATAAAGGTACTGCTTTTTATCTATACGTGGCTATACCCTTAAGTCATTATTTTCCTCACGGGATACCGGTTGGAGGCTCAGGCATGCTTTCGGAAGCCATGGGAAGCGCCATAAAAGCCTTTGGAGGTACCATTAAAGTTGCCAGTGAAGTAAAAAAGATTACTGTTAAAGGCGGCAGGGCAACTGGGGTGGTTCTGGCTTCCGGAGAAGAGATAAGCGCCCGTCGTGCAATTGTTGCAAACATTGATCCGAGACTGGTCTTTCCTCATATGGTTTCCGAAACAGACAAGGGTCTGATTGAACGGCTATCTGAAATTCAGGATATTCCATTTTCCGCTATCTTACAGCATATAGCATTAAACGAGGCACCGAAATGGAAAGCGGGCAAAGATATAGGTAAGTCTATGAGCATAGAACCTTTATGCTGGCTGGATAATTTAAGGCATTTATTTGACGAACTAAGATACGGCTTGATTCCTTCACCTGAAAATCTTGCTCCATGCGTTTTCTGTACTACGGTGTTTGACCCGACACGCGCGCCGGCCGGTAAGCATACTCTGTATTTATGGCACTACATGCCATATTACCTTAAAGATGGCGGACCTGGGAAATGGGATGAAATAAAAACACAAGTCGCTGATATGGTACTTGATAAAATGAGGTTACATACAACCAATATGGGACCTGAAAATATAATAGCACGAACTATATATTCTCCCATTGATTATGAAAGGATGAATCCAAACATAGTAAACGGATCAGTGCTTGGGCCCGGTGCTTATCTTCATCAGTTCTTTTCTCACAGACCCATACCCGAGCTGGGTCAATACCGGACTCCTATAGAGGGTCTGTATATGAGCGGTCAGGCCTTCCATCCCGGAGGATCAATCACCGGCGGAGGCAGGGCTACCGTTCAGACAATTATGGCAGACCTTAAAATAAATTTTTCCGATGTTATAAAGTAA
- a CDS encoding NAD(P)/FAD-dependent oxidoreductase, translating to MAKHDVVVIGAGHNGLVVGAYLAKAGMDVCVVERADYAGGAVNTKEITVPGFKHDCCGTGHFVIQYNPLIVHDELKLMSKFGLKYIYPEAPVANIYPDDTNIMLYADLDKTCQSIAKFSEKDAEVYRQYIKNCKQIIDMLIPGMFSPPVPLGPFFAQLDASPLGQSLLNSFFMSAWDVIDDMFEHDKTKLFMAKMITEPLVGPEEKGTGMNLFISLPILHYYPVGLPEGGSGELSNSLVRCLESHGGQVRLNSEVKKITIKSGRATGVVLASGEEIEARKAIVANLDPRIVFPQMISDVEPDFLHKVQGIKNPSFSVLISHFALNEAPKFKAGDEVLNGHSIEPLPWLEDFRRGYDSLRYGEIPTSIQPLVCVQSYHDPTRAPKGKHVMYLSHYVPWNLKDGGPEKWDEIKEKVADFILDEMQKYTTNMNSENIILRKVHSPMDYVRMNPNLYNASIDGPGVFLNQMFSHRPIAELGQLRGPFEGLYWSGHAFHPAGAISGAGRNTVQMIMADLDMEFDDVIA from the coding sequence ATGGCAAAACATGATGTGGTTGTAATTGGAGCAGGGCATAACGGGCTTGTTGTAGGCGCCTACCTGGCCAAGGCAGGTATGGATGTTTGTGTTGTGGAAAGAGCCGACTACGCAGGAGGAGCTGTTAATACAAAGGAAATTACAGTACCGGGTTTTAAACATGACTGTTGTGGCACAGGACATTTCGTGATACAGTATAACCCGCTTATTGTTCATGATGAGCTGAAGCTAATGTCCAAATTCGGTTTAAAATATATTTATCCGGAAGCGCCTGTTGCAAACATATACCCCGATGACACGAACATCATGTTATATGCCGATCTTGACAAGACATGCCAGTCTATTGCCAAGTTTTCGGAAAAGGATGCTGAAGTCTACCGGCAGTATATCAAGAATTGCAAGCAGATTATCGATATGTTGATTCCGGGGATGTTTTCACCGCCTGTTCCGCTTGGACCTTTTTTTGCGCAGCTTGACGCAAGTCCGCTTGGACAATCTCTGCTTAACAGCTTTTTCATGAGTGCCTGGGATGTTATTGACGATATGTTCGAACATGATAAAACCAAGCTTTTCATGGCAAAAATGATTACAGAACCGCTTGTCGGCCCTGAAGAAAAGGGGACCGGTATGAATCTATTCATATCTCTTCCTATTTTACACTACTATCCTGTGGGCTTACCTGAAGGTGGTTCCGGTGAGCTTTCAAATTCTCTGGTTCGTTGCCTAGAGTCTCATGGAGGTCAGGTCAGATTAAACAGTGAGGTCAAAAAAATAACCATCAAGTCCGGAAGAGCCACAGGCGTTGTGCTGGCATCCGGAGAAGAGATAGAAGCAAGAAAAGCAATAGTAGCCAACCTTGATCCCAGGATTGTATTTCCACAAATGATAAGCGATGTTGAACCGGATTTTTTGCACAAAGTTCAAGGCATTAAAAATCCCAGTTTTTCCGTATTAATAAGCCATTTTGCACTTAACGAGGCTCCCAAGTTTAAGGCCGGAGATGAAGTCTTAAATGGCCACAGCATAGAACCGCTCCCATGGTTGGAAGACTTCAGGCGTGGTTATGATTCCTTACGGTATGGAGAAATACCAACTTCCATACAGCCTCTTGTTTGCGTACAAAGTTATCATGATCCAACACGTGCTCCGAAAGGTAAGCACGTTATGTATCTTTCACATTATGTACCATGGAATCTAAAGGACGGGGGGCCTGAAAAATGGGATGAAATTAAGGAAAAAGTAGCCGATTTTATTCTTGATGAGATGCAAAAATATACTACCAATATGAATTCCGAAAATATAATTCTCCGTAAGGTGCACAGTCCTATGGACTATGTGAGAATGAACCCGAATCTTTACAATGCATCCATAGACGGACCGGGAGTCTTTTTAAATCAGATGTTTTCTCACAGACCAATAGCCGAGCTTGGTCAATTGCGCGGGCCTTTTGAAGGTCTCTATTGGTCCGGACATGCTTTCCATCCGGCCGGAGCCATTTCCGGAGCAGGAAGAAATACTGTACAGATGATCATGGCGGATTTGGATATGGAATTTGATGATGTAATTGCATAA